A region of the Cryptococcus deuterogattii R265 chromosome 1, complete sequence genome:
TCACATTGGTCTGATGCATGTATTGGCAGGCTGCTATAAGCTGCACCAGATAGTAACGAGCCTCAGGTTCGGTGTATCTTTTTCGACGGCGGAGAAGGTCCATGAGACTCTGTACACCATCAATGGATAAGCAAGTTTCGTGTGGGTAGATGCTCAGTTGTTGGACTCACGCCGTGGTGGCACAGTTCTAGTATCATGTAAacattttcttcatcctcgaaACAGTCATCAAATCGCACAATATTGGGGTGGGCTAACATTTGATGAAGTTTGATTTCCGCCCATAACTATCCAATTAGATATTAGCCTTGATCATCTGTTATTGTAACTCTCCGGTACAGCAGTTTCGATTGCTTCCACCCACCTTGGTCttatttttctttgtcttgATGCTGGCTTTGCTCACCACCTTTACAGCTCGTCTAGTAGCTCTTTGATCTTGCACTTCGTAAACTCTGGCAAACCCTCCCTGTGATGAATGGTGCGTCAATTGCATCTACATTTGGTCCCCTGAGGATTTCCACATGCTTGTCAAACTGACTTACCTCTCCTAAGAAACCAACTCTCATGTACTCATAGCCTCTGTCCCTATCTTTTATCTTCAATGGGGGACTAGGAGgaacaatcttctcctttttaGCAGGCGCAGCTGCCGGTGCTTGGGCGGGCTGCTCGGCCATACTTGTTCCTTTGTTGTTTTCGGTCTCGCAAAGTTGAAGCTTAATCGGTGCTGAGagagttgaagatgatggccAAGTACGGTCTTGCGTATACTCGAGGTATAGGTAGGATAGGGTGATGGATAGCTGCTATGGATGTAAAAGGAAGTCGACGTAAGTGCAGGAATGGTCCCCCGTCTTGTTGATAGACAAACACTTGAAGAGCACAGAAATCACACGCGTGCCATAATAGCGGCGTCGGCATTTTGCCTCTGTGGCACTTTGAGTCAACACCACCTAGGGTATATTAACTAATTTACAAAGCAACAAGATCGGGACCACGCATAACCAACCATTTCGGGACCTACGAATATTAATAAGTATACATTTTCACTAACAAAACTACGACACTTGTTGACGACTAATACTTTACTACGTTCGTGCGATGCGGCATTCATTCCATACTGTTGCGCTCGCTCTCATGCAAGGCATGAATACGGATCAGGAACATTTTGGACCGAAAGCTATGCCTTGGGTCGTGCACTGGATTTCTGATAGACAATGAGAACGCATATGGACCAGGACCAGTCTGACAACGTATAGATCGGTAATCCATTATCGTCGCTTACTGGGGCACTGTGGCTGTCTCCACTGCTTCTTCCCGGCGCCTAaccaaagatgatgatcgaGGGACGCATAAGGGAATAGTGTAGCGCTGGACATTTAGCACAGTTATTAAGTTTCAAATCATCCTTGAGTAGTATCCACCATTTGAGAAATGCGACATATTCATGTGGACAAGAGTgggcgaagaagctgcGGTTCATGGATATGAATAGGGGGCAAGGAAGTGAAGTCCAAGGTTTTAGAAAGCAGAACAGTAAGAGGTAGTCAGTTCTGCACAGCCCAGTCAAGGGCCTGTGCTTGTATACAAAACAAAGATACTGTATCCGATTGAAGGAGATATCGAGCCAAGGAACTGGAACGTTGTCCGAATTCTGGAACAGAAGACGCAACACACCTTGATGTGTATTGCGTTCATCCGAGATTATCGCATTTGCAGTTTACTACATCGTGCTCGCATGCATACGAGACTCAATTTTGCACACGCGGTGACATTCGATCAAACATCTGCCTTTTCAAAAGCCCTCATGGGTCTAACGAATACCCTCTCGATGATTCGGAAAAGTCCAACGGCATTCCCTCTTTACTGTGCGGTAGGTGATCGAAGTGCGAAGCGTGGCCAACATGTCTCCATCCTTTAAACCTTGAGATCTGTCCGTTTTATTTGTCGACTTTATCATCGAGCATCGCCAGCCCACGCATGGCATTGATTCGCTAAGACTGGAAGCGATTATAACCGATTCACCTCATTCCATGATTGACAAGAATGGGGTGGAAAAAAATCGAACGAGACGGAAATGATCGAAAAATGAAGGGAAGTGCTTCTTTGGCGAGCGATCGATATGGGCCTTCTATAGCCGCCGACAAAAGCGAATAACGCACCCACTATAACTTATGTTTACATAATGTTTCGACGTCTTGTTGACATGAGCCGTTGGCCTAGTAATAATGCGTACATACAAGTCTGTAAGATGATGTCTAGCTATGCAAAGTGATACTTCTTCTGCCCTTTTTTGCTCCCTGATGTCCTCTTTTCTGTCCCTCACATCCTCCCCatattcttttcctcctggACTCTGATTATAACGCCACGGTATGAAAGTTGGGAAACACTAGTTCATCCACTAATGTCTTTCTCACCACATCCACAATAAATCTTTCCACCTTTCCCACATTTCTCAAGACATGAGCGTCTGCATGTCCAATTTCCGACTCGATCTGCAAGTTCGATAGCAATCTCTGCCCTAAAGGGATTTGCTTATCGTCCTTATGAGCCGGATTCGACTCATCATCTACTATCGTGAAATGGACCCGATTCTTTTCTCCGCTATAAGCTATCACTATATCTGCGTCAAGTTGAAATCCTGTTATGGATAATTTGAGAGGAAGCGCCATGAACAGCGCTGAAGGATAGTTGACTTGTAAAGAGGtgaggagagtgagatGCAAATCGGATGCATGTGATAGACGGAGATGTagttgaagagaaggtattgaggatgaagaggcttTGGGGGGAAGACCTGCTGGATGTGcaggtggagatggagaagtaGAACAGGCATCGATGGGTCTATGTCGAGGAGCTGGATGGGGGGCAGCACTTGCAGCAATAGACATTGGTCGGCGAGAGAAACGGGCTGAAACGGGATGAGACACGAGAGATGGGTTCAAACCAGGAGTTGGTGGGATGTGTAGAGCGAGTGGAGGTTGGTCAAAAGGAAATCGGATAAAGGACCGCGAAGACGAGGAGCGATGTACAGCTAGCTGGTCGTGAGGGTAACCAAAAGTATAAGACAGCGGTCTTCGACCTCGTATTCGATAGTCATCATTGTGCTGCTCCTGCATGTCGTACTCAGGTTGGTACTCAAAGGACGATGTTCCCTCGGTGTGACTGTACTGGTCGACAAGCTCGTACTTTTCACCATCGAGTGAACTTTTCAGTGCCTCATTCGCTAATCGgtccctctcttctctctctttttctcttttcttctcctcctctgcgaaatctccttcatcatcgcctTGGTCAAAGACTCTCCATACATCACGGATGTCTTTGATTTCGAGCTCTGGTCCCGCCTTTCCAAAGTCGAAGGAAGTAACGGTGATGGGACCAATAAACGACGGCCTGTGCGCCTCTGCAAGCTGGGtgttgaggaggttgatCAGAGAGTCTGATAGATGTTCGGCGGTGGATTCATCTGGCTGAGACAATAGCGACCAGTTGATGTCTAGGGACATGGCCGGTCGGAGATGATTGGGTTGCCTTTTTTGCTGTGGATTTTTTtcagtttttttttttttattaaAATATTATTTGGCGTGGTTGGTTATGATAGGAGGCGTGTGGACTCTCCGGCGGTTGTGCAGTGATGACGGTGTGCAGCGGACGCCGACGATTGGGAATTGAGCGGACGATGGAAGCGTGTCCCGAAAGGGTAAATTTGATTCCTCGCAGGTCGTATGCGAATGCTCTGCTCCATTGCCTGTCTGCTTATTTATTCCTCGTTTAGCGCGAAATAGGACTCGGACACTGCATATGCAAAGTACATATACATAGCGTCTCGCAGTACATCACGGAATAGTTGCTCGCTCAAACAACCACCTCGCATCCAGCGCAACAGCGCATCCCGCCCAATCTACATAGCGCCTCCCCCATCTTCTACTACCACACCCACGCTCTTTCGATTTCATTCCCCACTTTTGCCTCATCCCAATCTTCCATGAAAGTCTAGACGTAAGTAAACATTTCAAGTCTATAGTGCATAGTCTCTGGGGGCGATACAGTAGCTGCTGCGAGTACCGTACGATTTTATCCGGCCTCTCAGCCCTCATTGTCACGCCATACAGTATACTTGTTGACCTTATTTATTTTTAACAACATTATGCCTCATTAGAAAAATCCCGTGACCGAGCTGACCCCAATATGCCGTAGGCCTactatctcttcttctacgTCTACTTATAGATTCCACGACACTGTACATTGCCGCTATCTCCCTACCTTTGTTGGGAAGCGTGCTTGGGAGAGTAGTTTCTGCGTAGTTTTATCTGCGTTATACGCCATTCTTTTGACTTCTTTTGAATTCCACGCACGCCAAGGTGCCTTTGACTCGactgcctccaccgccgAGCGAGTTCTAGGTACTACGACCCCGCGTCCTGCATTAGATCTGCAACGTGCTACACGTAGGAATTGAAAGGAACGAGACTGTGTTTAGCAGTGAGGGCTAGATTCTGAGCATAGTGGCGAGAAGTGCAAGCAGTAGCAAGACCTGCTCCGGGCACAAGTGGTGTTCTAGAGATATTTTCGGTGGGCATATTTTTGCCTTTCTGAAACTCCACGAGTCATTGATTGAAAGAAAAGTGCGCATAGGCTACGTTTAGGGCGTAGGGCGCATTCGGTGATCCGGCAGTGGTCAGTAACTGCTTTTCTCTGCGACTGCGCGGTCACAGCTCACAAGAACACCAGCGACGTCCGCAGCACATAGGGTGATTGACTCAACCTCACTCAGCTATTCACCACCGCCAGTTCTCCCCACATTCACGACAACATGAGCAACTCTCCGTCTTTGGGCTCACCCATTCCTATTATCCCCAGTCTCACTCCATCCACATCACCTCGTCGCAATACCGGTCTTTCACCGCCTTTATTACCTCGTACCGGCCTGCTTCCTGCGATTTCTTCCGTTCGTCGAAGTTCTGGCGAGTTTGAAAGCGGCTCCCCGTCACCTCCACCTGTAATTAGTTCAAGGCCGAGTGTGGTCATGGGCTTCAGTCCCGCTACCACACATCAAGTCCTCTCGGCCGTGCCcgaatcatcttccacttctcctCGATCTGGGCCGCTCGGTCTTAACATAGCAGCCACAAAACGCATGAACAGCCGttcacctccactttctaCTCCTATTGACCAGGCTTTTCAGTTCGCTGAAGGATCACCAAGGCCACAACCGTCGTCACCTCGAAATGGTGGCTTGAGCAGTGATTATCTGCCTCGATCAAGACGTAACTCGGCCGCTATCGTATCTATCAGTTTGAGTTCTCGTTCGCGATCTAATACTCCTCAAGGAGGCAGTGCTCCTATCTCTGGTCATAACAGTGGAAATGACACCTCCAATAAAACATCTGCCGCCGTTACCCCTAGGGGCAACGAACAACCTCTACACATGTCAGACTCTTGGGCACCTGGTGTTGATGAGCTGGATGACTGGCAGCCTGCTGGCGGTATGCTTCTCGATCACGGTGATGACGAGGCTTCGGCAGTTGATGACTACATGGATGATTATGACGACAAGGTCGAACAGGCTTGGAGTGGCTTTTCAGACTCGTCTCCtgttgtggaagatgtgCTTACGCCAGGAATGGTTATCGGAGAAGGTCTCAAATTCCAGGGAGAGATCATCGTGCCTGCTGTTTCTAGGATGGCCATGGCAGACGGAAGTGATGTGGGATTGCCTCTCAGGAGGGGTGGTAGCGAAGCCACAAAGGTGTTGCGACAAGACGGCAGATATGAGAAGAAACGGTACGAAGTGGTGAGGAGGTTGGGCACTGGTAGTTACGCTGTTGTGTACCTTGTAAAAGAACGAGGAGGTAAAAAGGAATATGGTGAGTGTCCAAAGTCTTGTCTAAACTCTTCATGCTGACAGCATTGCAGCGTTGAAATGCTTGAGCAAACAAGATCTTAAAGAAGAGCAACTTGAGACACAGCTGTTTGAGGCGCATATTCACCTTTCACTGCCTATCCACCAAAATATTGTCACTTTACACCAAACGTTACAGACTAGGAGATGGTTGTTCCTCATGTTGGAACTGTGTCCCGGCGAAGATCTGTAAGTACATCCTGGTTCTGCAGCTATCAGTTGCTAACATCAGATAGGTTCTACTGGCTGGAAAAATCTCGTGATGCCTCCCCTCAAGCAGTTCATGCCTCATTACCAGATGAACGGActgctctctcctcttccaagttatcatcatcttctattcccttttcatcatctcaaaTGTTTTCCAATCTCAACAGCATGTCTTTCTCTCAATCACCTGGCGCGGCCTTTTCCCAATCACATTCGCATATTGGTGCTTCGCCTgcgtctcttctctttgcgCACCATAACGGCGGGCAATACTCTTCTCACTTCACGCCTTCGCAAACTCCGCCTACCCCATCCCTACTTTCAGCCTTCTCAGCCAacacccttctttctcaacgTCGTCTTCGACTGATCGCTTCCATGTTCTCACAGATGTGTGAAGCAGTCGCCGTTTGTCATGACGCTGGCGTGAGCCACCGTGATATCAAGCCGGAAAACTTTATCTGTTGTGACTCGGTGGAACTCGAAGCAGCTGCTGATGGGGAGTTTggtgaagacgaaggagagTCAATCAAGCCGGTGAACTTTGGGCCCCAAGCGAAGAGAAAGGTAATTGTCAAGTTGACAGATTTCGGGTTGGCAACGACAGATTACGAAAGTGGAGATGTCGAGTGCGGAAGCAAGCCTTACATGTCTTATGGTAGGTTATCATATTCTTCAGAACTAAAAGAGAAGCTGACTTTTTATCTATCTGAAGAATGCCGAAATAACTTGGGCCCGTCATATCTTCCTGCCCCCGCCGATGTCTGGTCCTTGGGTATCGTCCTTATCAATATGCTCTTCCACCGAAATCCGTGGAAAGACCCCACTCACGGCGATCCCAACTTTGACAACTTTCTTATGGACCCTATCGGATTCATACTCTCCAAATTCACCGGTATCGGTCGCGAAGTGGCTTCTTACCTCGCTGACCATGTCCTTTGCATTGATGTCGATCAACGTGTATCGGCAAAGGAATTTGGTGCTTGGATCAAGACCTTGCCAGAGATGATCGGTGGACGAAAGGCTATGCACTCTCTCAAGCTCTCCAGGTTGGATACTCACAAGGCCACTACTGTTGACAAGGGGATGTTTATGAAGAGCCCGATGGGAAACAGCAACGTTGGGAAGAAGTATTCAACGTCAGCCTTGACATCGGCAATGTCTTCATCGACCGCTGGTTTGGGTTCAACACCAACCTTGTCCGGGTTGCCGCCACCCTCGAGtttgttggaagaagatgagggggAGCTGGAGCAGGAATCGCCAGTCCgagagcaggaagaggtcaTCGAACCTGAACCGATTCTTCCCACCCCGCCCCTCGAGTCTGATGGAATGTACTCCACGGCTACTTCCGCTACTGTTGACGAGCAAACTACCCCTACCGATGAGAGtaccttcccttctccttccgctGCCCTATCCACAGGTATTTCCGATGAGCAAGATGACTCTCGAGATTGTATCGATTCCGATACCCGTTCACTCTCAACTCACAAGCGCAGAAAGAGGGGTGTCCGAAAGGGCAAAGCCGCTCAAGCTGCTgcggctgctgctgctgcgaCCGATGACCCCCTTTCTCAGTCATCTAGGGATGCTCTCCTGAGTGAGCTTGCCTCTGCATCGCAGTCTCTTGCACGTGAAATGTCCAAACTCCACAAGCCCTCTGTCGATGTTAATCGCATCGAAGACTTCCCCCCTCTAGGCGTCACTGCCGCTCAAGTCGcagcggagaagaagagcaagtgGAAGGACATGATGAAATTGAGCCAGGGTAATCCTGAGCTTGCAGCCTTGGCAAAGAGAGTCAAGGAACGGGATTCCGACGGTAGTCTTAACCTCAGTGCGCCTGCGCAGTTGCAAGGCGGTGAGCGAGGAGGGTTTGGTGCCAAAAGTGGCAAAGGCAGAAATGCACACACTTTTGCGACTACGAGTCTGACATCTGGTGCGACAAATACCGGTGCTGAGGATGAACTGGGGGTTAAAAATGCTGCTCATCGTCccaggaaggaaggaggggatgaCTCAAGGTCACGAAAGGCAGCccaagctgctgctgcgaTCGCGGGGGGTATGGAGCCCATGGGGTCTTTTGGAAAGCCAAGTCACATCAAGCCTGTGCACCACCACGCTCATACCACTGGTTCCATCGATTACGGCATACCGTCCCCTGCCCCCGACCCCAATTCGTTCTCTGCACAGAAAGCACAGCTTAAGAAAAACGGCCAGGCTATCCCGCCAGCAGCCCAGAAGCTGGTTATCAAGCCTGCTTTGACTTCTGTAGACAGCGCCGCCACTATCAAAGCTGCCACGGTTGTCTCTGAAtccccctcttcaccaGGAACAGTGACTCTCGGCCCCACATCACCCAATAAGCCCAAGCTCAAGGGTCAGATTAGCACTTTGGCGAAGATGTTGTCTGGTTTGAAGAcgaaagggaaggaatgaagaagagaagaagtatAATACGAAAGCATGAAAATGCTGTTCGAGGCGAGAGTAGAATCAATTTGTATGATAGTCATTTCGAGCAGGCATTTGGCGAGAGGGTTATATGTGTTATGTACGACAGATACGATATCGCATGCATGTATCAGATGCCATTTTCAAAGAGCCCAGAGTGAGCATTGTTATTTTATTCAAAAGTGGATATCGATACGGCTTGTGGATGCCCTCTTCGCCCGATGTCCTGCCGGTCGCTCATCAACTGTTTTTTGGTCATCTAAGACGAGACCATTTATGGCCTATCCCTTCGATCAAAGATAAGAGGATCCATTGTCTCATAATCCTGAAACTTGTTTAGTTTGCAGTTTTGGGTCGTTAACACTAGAacaaggtggaagaggtgggCGGTAATAagtgatggagaagaaaggacgAAAAAGCTATGCAGGAATTAGAGGTTCAGCGAGAGATATTTATTGCCCAAGTCAGCTAGCCGCCGATGGATAAGGCCTACTTCAAAAGAATAGTTGATGAACAGCGCACCGGAACCCCCTTTGCAAATCCCACAAATGCCATACTTATACATCAGGTGTATGCTTTGATCATATGAATGATAATATGAAACTCTATATGATTAGTGCTCTACAAGTTTGATTATATTGAACGTCAAACTACCAGAAGATTTGTGTCAATCTAATAGATAAACAGCGGGGGACGATCAGACTTACCAAAAGCCCATTACACCTAGTCCATATATACCCAAAGCCAACGCCCACCACTTTGTTGTCCCAGGCTCATCACGGAAAAGCCTAAAGTAAAAGAATCCAGGCAGAATGAACGAAATGATCGTAGATCCTGTCGAGCCGACGAAACTCAAAACTGAAACGCAGCCATCAGCCCTTAATTCTCACTACTTGATAGATAGAAAGCTAGAGACCCACCAAT
Encoded here:
- a CDS encoding mitochondrial distribution and morphology protein 12; the encoded protein is MSLDINWSLLSQPDESTAEHLSDSLINLLNTQLAEAHRPSFIGPITVTSFDFGKAGPELEIKDIRDVWRVFDQGDDEGDFAEEEKKREKEREERDRLANEALKSSLDGEKYELVDQYSHTEGTSSFEYQPEYDMQEQHNDDYRIRGRRPLSYTFGYPHDQLAVHRSSSSRSFIRFPFDQPPLALHIPPTPGLNPSLVSHPVSARFSRRPMSIAASAAPHPAPRHRPIDACSTSPSPPAHPAGLPPKASSSSIPSLQLHLRLSHASDLHLTLLTSLQVNYPSALFMALPLKLSITGFQLDADIVIAYSGEKNRVHFTIVDDESNPAHKDDKQIPLGQRLLSNLQIESEIGHADAHVLRNVGKVERFIVDVVRKTLVDELVFPNFHTVAL
- a CDS encoding serine/threonine protein kinase is translated as MSNSPSLGSPIPIIPSLTPSTSPRRNTGLSPPLLPRTGLLPAISSVRRSSGEFESGSPSPPPVISSRPSVVMGFSPATTHQVLSAVPESSSTSPRSGPLGLNIAATKRMNSRSPPLSTPIDQAFQFAEGSPRPQPSSPRNGGLSSDYLPRSRRNSAAIVSISLSSRSRSNTPQGGSAPISGHNSGNDTSNKTSAAVTPRGNEQPLHMSDSWAPGVDELDDWQPAGGMLLDHGDDEASAVDDYMDDYDDKVEQAWSGFSDSSPVVEDVLTPGMVIGEGLKFQGEIIVPAVSRMAMADGSDVGLPLRRGGSEATKVLRQDGRYEKKRYEVVRRLGTGSYAVVYLVKERGGKKEYALKCLSKQDLKEEQLETQLFEAHIHLSLPIHQNIVTLHQTLQTRRWLFLMLELCPGEDLFYWLEKSRDASPQAVHASLPDERTALSSSKLSSSSIPFSSSQMFSNLNSMSFSQSPGAAFSQSHSHIGASPASLLFAHHNGGQYSSHFTPSQTPPTPSLLSAFSANTLLSQRRLRLIASMFSQMCEAVAVCHDAGVSHRDIKPENFICCDSVELEAAADGEFGEDEGESIKPVNFGPQAKRKVIVKLTDFGLATTDYESGDVECGSKPYMSYECRNNLGPSYLPAPADVWSLGIVLINMLFHRNPWKDPTHGDPNFDNFLMDPIGFILSKFTGIGREVASYLADHVLCIDVDQRVSAKEFGAWIKTLPEMIGGRKAMHSLKLSRLDTHKATTVDKGMFMKSPMGNSNVGKKYSTSALTSAMSSSTAGLGSTPTLSGLPPPSSLLEEDEGELEQESPVREQEEVIEPEPILPTPPLESDGMYSTATSATVDEQTTPTDESTFPSPSAALSTGISDEQDDSRDCIDSDTRSLSTHKRRKRGVRKGKAAQAAAAAAAATDDPLSQSSRDALLSELASASQSLAREMSKLHKPSVDVNRIEDFPPLGVTAAQVAAEKKSKWKDMMKLSQGNPELAALAKRVKERDSDGSLNLSAPAQLQGGERGGFGAKSGKGRNAHTFATTSLTSGATNTGAEDELGVKNAAHRPRKEGGDDSRSRKAAQAAAAIAGGMEPMGSFGKPSHIKPVHHHAHTTGSIDYGIPSPAPDPNSFSAQKAQLKKNGQAIPPAAQKLVIKPALTSVDSAATIKAATVVSESPSSPGTVTLGPTSPNKPKLKGQISTLAKMLSGLKTKGKE